A region of Mesorhizobium sp. AR02 DNA encodes the following proteins:
- a CDS encoding ABC transporter permease — translation MPFLVLGIVTIAFLITTVTKGDPLTAIVAEQQMSNPEVVAAAKARWGLDRSLPERYMIYLGNLLSGDLGTSFITKRNVGTDILYRLPATLELVFAAMIFGTTLGIVLGVLAAYFRNSLIDHGARLFALFGSSLPVFWSGLGLLFIFSVMLNWLPGPGRLDARLPLPPGITGFLTIDSLLAGDLTVFKDAVWHLLLPAFVLGWTVSGTISRLVRANMLDVMSREFVLTARAKGASEFRVVTVHALRNTMVPTLTVIGYSFAYLITGAVLTETIFSWPGMGSYAVEAARALDFPAIIGVTIVGGLAFLVTNLITDILYVVANPRVRLS, via the coding sequence ATGCCGTTCCTGGTGCTTGGCATCGTCACCATTGCTTTTCTGATCACCACGGTGACCAAGGGCGATCCCCTGACGGCAATCGTCGCCGAGCAGCAGATGAGCAATCCCGAAGTGGTGGCCGCCGCCAAGGCCCGCTGGGGTTTGGATCGTTCCCTGCCGGAACGCTATATGATATATCTTGGCAATCTGTTGAGTGGCGACCTCGGCACGTCCTTCATCACCAAGCGCAATGTCGGCACCGACATCCTCTACCGCTTGCCGGCAACGCTCGAGCTGGTCTTCGCCGCGATGATCTTCGGCACCACGCTTGGCATCGTGCTTGGCGTGCTGGCCGCCTATTTCCGCAACAGCCTGATCGACCACGGCGCGCGGCTGTTCGCTCTGTTCGGCTCGTCGCTGCCGGTGTTCTGGTCCGGCCTTGGCCTGCTCTTCATTTTCTCCGTCATGCTGAACTGGCTGCCGGGACCGGGCCGGCTCGATGCCAGGCTGCCGCTGCCGCCCGGCATCACCGGATTCCTGACCATCGATTCGCTGCTGGCCGGCGACCTCACCGTCTTCAAGGATGCTGTGTGGCATCTGTTGTTGCCGGCTTTCGTGCTCGGCTGGACGGTATCGGGAACCATATCGCGGCTGGTGCGCGCCAACATGCTTGACGTGATGAGCCGCGAATTCGTGCTCACCGCGCGCGCCAAGGGGGCGAGCGAATTCCGCGTCGTCACCGTGCATGCGCTGCGCAACACCATGGTGCCGACCTTGACCGTCATCGGCTATTCCTTCGCCTATCTGATCACCGGCGCGGTGCTGACCGAGACCATCTTTTCCTGGCCAGGCATGGGCTCCTATGCGGTCGAGGCGGCGCGCGCGCTCGACTTCCCGGCGATCATCGGCGTCACCATCGTCGGCGGCCTCGCCTTCCTGGTCACCAACCTCATTACCGACATCCTCTATGTCGTCGCCAATCCGCGCGTGAGGTTGAGCTGA